One Microplitis demolitor isolate Queensland-Clemson2020A chromosome 2, iyMicDemo2.1a, whole genome shotgun sequence DNA segment encodes these proteins:
- the LOC103580220 gene encoding uncharacterized protein LOC103580220 isoform X2 codes for MYSDLKNDDDFSDNDKLPLTNDDFNSLSFVDKMNKSFNSLPSIPSSVRRLKRKLTKLLSVLALFSYRTLFFISCLVSRSTLLSMTSQLEPNHTVHCIKNSNRNEMKKYFLVQSKSERIMWISCLMIAFIVPEMINSFVCFYKSKEQPSRLQLLSVLVPETFHVIGITLMIFVILPEIDIMRFWLLCVWFVFDMGLLNLISRFSDRRNAKNNIVFIVGDVIILANLAIENIVFSLHDSTIYDNSFWIIILSSSFIFFGFWQDVSYSILSPTGYIRTFNTAREQLYPVRHYTDALASQWRITVFLVSSFTILYITGDNPVDIVLHFVDSFKQHNITLIENTQQKIVNYNGTIVDLGRVISIPDGSLSFVVLVLLTQILLSVLSNVEDDKGGLRILRGFDFRSRLGWNIPLSFSFVLIIWTFFVLDPYCNFNYDSIIPRFLSFDSRKQGLRKELSLHSQNISDVWKILGSIISILWIGVHTIIRYYRLMVENKKPFSNENHKRPLFNRWLSSIKSKNQSNFEKELITWKTNQEIQLNASFNSSFLKY; via the exons ATGTACTCGGATCTAAAAAATGATGACGATTTCTCGGACAATGACAAGCTTCCATTGACGAATGATGACTTTAatag tctaAGCTTCGtggataaaatgaataaatcattCAACAGCTTGCCTAGTATTCCGTCGTCAGTGAGAaggttaaaaagaaaattaaccAAGTTGTTATCAGTGTTGGCATTATTTTCGTAcagaacattatttttcataagctGTCTTGTATCTAGATCCACTTTGCTATCTATGACATCACAATTGGAGCCTAATCACACAGTGCACtgtattaaaaattccaaCAGAAATGAaatgaagaaatattttcttgttcAATCTAAAAGTGAACGAATTATGTGGATCTCGTGTTTGATGATTGCTTTCATTGTTCCCGAGATGATAAACTCATTTGTATGTTTCTACAAATCAAAAGAACAACCATCAAGACTTCAATTATTATCAGTGCTAGTTCCCGAAACTTTTCATGTGATTGGAATaacattgatgatttttgttATCCTACCGGAAATTGATATTATGCGATTTTGGTTGCTGTGTGTTTGGTTCGTATTTGACATGGGACTGCTCAATCTGATATCGAGATTTTCTGACAGAAGAAACGCTAAAAATAACATTGTGTTTATTGTTGGAgatgttattattttagcaAATTTAGCTATCGAGAATATTGTGTTTTCGTTACATGACAGCactatttatgataatagtTTTTGGATTATCATTCTGTCATCtagtttcatattttttggattttggCAGGATGTTTCTTATTCTATACTCAGTCCTACTg GTTATATTCGTACTTTCAATACAGCACGTGAACAACTTTATCCTGTACGACATTATACAGATGCATTAGCTTCACAGTGGAGGATTACCGTCTTTTTAGTCAGttcatttactattttatacaTAACTGGTGATAATCCTGTAGATATTGTACTACATTTTGTAGATTCATTCAAACAGCATAATATAACTCTTATTGAAAACACGCAacagaaaattgttaattacaaTGGAACTATAGTTGATTTGGGAAGAGTAATATCTATTCCAGATGGAAGTCTTTCTTTTGTTGTTTTAGTTTTGTTGACTCAAATATTGTTATCTGTTCTCAGTAATGTAGAAG ATGACAAAGGCGGACTACGTATTCTACGAGGATTCGATTTCCGATCAAGATTAGGCTGGAATATACCACTTTCATTCAGTTTTGTATTGATAATATGGACTTTTTTCGTATTGGATCCCTACtgtaatttcaattatgaCTCAATAATACCAAGATTCCTTTCTTTTGACTCACGGAAACAAGGATTGAGAAAAGAACTCAGTTTGCATTCGCAAAATATTTCTGACGTATGGAAAATTCTTGGCTCAATTATATCAATTTTGTGGATTGGAGTGCACACCATTATTCGATATTACCGATTGATGGTCGAGAATAAAAAACCTTTCAGTAATGAAAATCACAAGCGGCCGTTATTCAATAGATGGCTCAGTTCCATCAAGTCCAAGAACCAATCGAACTTTGAAAAGGAACTTATCACATGGAAAACTAATCAGGAAATCCAGCTAAACGCGTCTTTTAACTCGAGTTTTTTAAAGTACTGA
- the LOC103580220 gene encoding chitin synthase chs-2 isoform X1, producing the protein MLEFYVTSNSREKSGDIVILRILSRLSIYKTLPEDKKIDDMYSDLKNDDDFSDNDKLPLTNDDFNSLSFVDKMNKSFNSLPSIPSSVRRLKRKLTKLLSVLALFSYRTLFFISCLVSRSTLLSMTSQLEPNHTVHCIKNSNRNEMKKYFLVQSKSERIMWISCLMIAFIVPEMINSFVCFYKSKEQPSRLQLLSVLVPETFHVIGITLMIFVILPEIDIMRFWLLCVWFVFDMGLLNLISRFSDRRNAKNNIVFIVGDVIILANLAIENIVFSLHDSTIYDNSFWIIILSSSFIFFGFWQDVSYSILSPTGYIRTFNTAREQLYPVRHYTDALASQWRITVFLVSSFTILYITGDNPVDIVLHFVDSFKQHNITLIENTQQKIVNYNGTIVDLGRVISIPDGSLSFVVLVLLTQILLSVLSNVEDDKGGLRILRGFDFRSRLGWNIPLSFSFVLIIWTFFVLDPYCNFNYDSIIPRFLSFDSRKQGLRKELSLHSQNISDVWKILGSIISILWIGVHTIIRYYRLMVENKKPFSNENHKRPLFNRWLSSIKSKNQSNFEKELITWKTNQEIQLNASFNSSFLKY; encoded by the exons ATGTTAGAATTTTATGTGACGTCAAACTCAAGAGAAAAAAGTGGGGATATTGTTATTCTCAGGATTCTCAGCAG actaagtatatataaaacgCTGCctgaggataaaaaaattgacgatATGTACTCGGATCTAAAAAATGATGACGATTTCTCGGACAATGACAAGCTTCCATTGACGAATGATGACTTTAatag tctaAGCTTCGtggataaaatgaataaatcattCAACAGCTTGCCTAGTATTCCGTCGTCAGTGAGAaggttaaaaagaaaattaaccAAGTTGTTATCAGTGTTGGCATTATTTTCGTAcagaacattatttttcataagctGTCTTGTATCTAGATCCACTTTGCTATCTATGACATCACAATTGGAGCCTAATCACACAGTGCACtgtattaaaaattccaaCAGAAATGAaatgaagaaatattttcttgttcAATCTAAAAGTGAACGAATTATGTGGATCTCGTGTTTGATGATTGCTTTCATTGTTCCCGAGATGATAAACTCATTTGTATGTTTCTACAAATCAAAAGAACAACCATCAAGACTTCAATTATTATCAGTGCTAGTTCCCGAAACTTTTCATGTGATTGGAATaacattgatgatttttgttATCCTACCGGAAATTGATATTATGCGATTTTGGTTGCTGTGTGTTTGGTTCGTATTTGACATGGGACTGCTCAATCTGATATCGAGATTTTCTGACAGAAGAAACGCTAAAAATAACATTGTGTTTATTGTTGGAgatgttattattttagcaAATTTAGCTATCGAGAATATTGTGTTTTCGTTACATGACAGCactatttatgataatagtTTTTGGATTATCATTCTGTCATCtagtttcatattttttggattttggCAGGATGTTTCTTATTCTATACTCAGTCCTACTg GTTATATTCGTACTTTCAATACAGCACGTGAACAACTTTATCCTGTACGACATTATACAGATGCATTAGCTTCACAGTGGAGGATTACCGTCTTTTTAGTCAGttcatttactattttatacaTAACTGGTGATAATCCTGTAGATATTGTACTACATTTTGTAGATTCATTCAAACAGCATAATATAACTCTTATTGAAAACACGCAacagaaaattgttaattacaaTGGAACTATAGTTGATTTGGGAAGAGTAATATCTATTCCAGATGGAAGTCTTTCTTTTGTTGTTTTAGTTTTGTTGACTCAAATATTGTTATCTGTTCTCAGTAATGTAGAAG ATGACAAAGGCGGACTACGTATTCTACGAGGATTCGATTTCCGATCAAGATTAGGCTGGAATATACCACTTTCATTCAGTTTTGTATTGATAATATGGACTTTTTTCGTATTGGATCCCTACtgtaatttcaattatgaCTCAATAATACCAAGATTCCTTTCTTTTGACTCACGGAAACAAGGATTGAGAAAAGAACTCAGTTTGCATTCGCAAAATATTTCTGACGTATGGAAAATTCTTGGCTCAATTATATCAATTTTGTGGATTGGAGTGCACACCATTATTCGATATTACCGATTGATGGTCGAGAATAAAAAACCTTTCAGTAATGAAAATCACAAGCGGCCGTTATTCAATAGATGGCTCAGTTCCATCAAGTCCAAGAACCAATCGAACTTTGAAAAGGAACTTATCACATGGAAAACTAATCAGGAAATCCAGCTAAACGCGTCTTTTAACTCGAGTTTTTTAAAGTACTGA
- the LOC103580231 gene encoding probable cytochrome P450 6a14, whose translation MIIEFFCTLLLIILIIYYWSISTYGYWRERNVPGPDPSPLVGNFKDVLMGKKSFGRWLDDYYAQYPNDKFIGVFIRRQPLLIIRDLNILRDIFIRDFSKFPDRGLKTFEHAEPLSQHLVNLDHTKWRPLRHKLSPAFTSGKLKEMFYLLVECGDNFKDYVTKIVNKESDGIIEVRDLTARFTTDVIGTCAFGLQLNAMADEESEFRKMGKYVFNIDWKKLIRFRIREAAPWLYRLLAPIMHDSVVTNFFTNIMKDTIEYRRANKVVKHDFIDLIMELQDNPDKIDIKLTDTLLTSQLFVFFLAGFETSSTTMSNALYELAQHHDYQDKLRDEIRGVLKSNDGRLSYELVKNMKFMDMIFKETLRKYPPATFLIRRADTNYTFTDTNVTIRKDIRVMIPVMAIHHDPAVYKDPEVFNPDRFTDEEIAARHPMSFLAFGDGPRNCIGARFANHQTKVGLIKLLENFKVDVCEKTEIPYEVNPRSFLLAPKNGIYLKFSKI comes from the exons atgataatagaatttttttgcacattgttattgataatattaattatttattattggtcAATATCAACTTACGGTTATTGGCGTGAACGCAATGTACCGGGGCCGGATCCTTCACCATTGGTCGGTAATTTCAAAGATGTATTGATGGGTAAAAAATCATTCGGACGTTGGCTTGATGATTATTATGCTCAATAtccaaatgataaatttattggagTATTTATACGCCGGCAgccattgttaataataagagatttgaatattttaagagATATATTCATACgagatttttcgaaatttcctGACCGTGGTTTGAAAACATTCGAACATGCGGAGCCACTGTCGCAGCATCTTGTGAATCTTGACCACACGAAATGGCGGCCGCTACGTCACAAATTGTCACCGGCATTTACCTCTGGTAAATTGAaagaaatgttttatttattggtagAGTGTGGGGATAATTTCAAAGATTACGTTACCAAAATAGTCAACAAAGAAAGTGACGGAATAATTGAAGTTAGAGATTTAACAGCACGTTTTACGACAGATGTTATTGGCACGTGCGCATTCGGGCTTCAATTGAACGCAATGGCTGATGAGGAAAGTGAGTTTCGTAAGATGGGAAAATACGTTTTCAATATtgattggaaaaaattaataaggtTCCGTATCAGAGAGGCCGCACCATGGTTGTACAGATTACTGGCGCCCATAATGCATGACAGTGTGGTAACCaacttttttacaaatattatgAAGGACACTATTGAATACCGCAGGGCTAATAAGGTCGTTAAACATGATTTCATTGATTTGATTATGGAGTTACAAGATAATCCGgataaaatagatattaaGTTAACAGACACGCTGTTGACTTCAcagttatttgtattttttttggcGGGATTTGAGACTTCTTCGACGACAATGAGTAATGCGCTTTATGAGTTGGCCCAGCATCATGATTATCAGGATAAATTGAGGGATGAAATTAGAGGAGTGCTCAAGAGCAATGATGGAAGACTCAGTTATGAGTTGgtcaaaaatatgaaattcatGGATATGATCTTTAAAG agACGTTGAGAAAATATCCACCCGCAACGTTTTTAATCAGACGTGCAGACACCAATTATACATTTACTGACACAAACGTAACTATCAGAAAAGATATACGAGTCATGATCCCCGTGATGGCAATCCATCATGATCCTGCAGTCTACAAAGACCCAGAAGTATTCAATCCCGATCGATTCACTGATGAGGAGATTGCTGCGAGGCACCCGATGAGTTTTTTGGCTTTTGGTGATGGGCCAAGAAATTGTATTG gtgCAAGATTTGCCAACCATCAAACAAAAGTTGGTCTTATAAAACTTCTTGAAAACTTCAAAGTGGATGTTTGCGAAAAAACAGAAATTCCATATGAAGTTAATCCCAGAAGTTTTTTGTTAGCTCCGAAaaatggaatttatttaaaattttctaaaatttaa
- the LOC103580230 gene encoding uncharacterized protein LOC103580230 — MNLIEYIGCFIAFLIFLYWYTTATFKFWIERGVAGPEPTAFIGNFRDVLFSKISLGEWLAKYYHEFPNEPMVGVFVRRTPLLILRDLDLIKDVFIRDFSKFHDRGLKTFEHADPLSQNLIKLEHARWRPLRNKLSPAFTSGKLKEMFYLLRDCGNYFQDYLEKTVAKDEPIEVRDLTARFTTDVIGTCVFGVQMNAMSDDNSDFRRMGKYVFKVNSFKLFRFRVRELFPAVYKIIGPAMKDKMVVDFFMNTMKDAIAHRRKYNVVKHDFIDQIMELQDNPDKIEIKLTDELLTSQLFVFFLAGFETSSTTMSNALYELALHQNVQDKLRAEILDTLKACNGEITYDIIKSMKYMDMVFRESLRLYPPATLLVRRANCNYTFSGTNVTIPTDMKVMVPVLAIHRDPHIYPNPEVFDPERWTPEGRASRHPLTWLPFGTGPRSCIGARFSNHQSKVGLIKILEKYRVDVCEKTDIPYKIHPTGFLLAPLNGIYFVVLIKKIKMLLELTLIIVSIIIFYYYYTNNWNFWSSRNVNGPKPSIPFGTVSDIMTGKHNFGTYLQQIYMEYKNDKLVGIYQLRNPVVVLNDLNLIKDVLIKDFSKFVDRGQTINESHDPLSVHLFNLEPKRWRLLRSKLSPIFTSGKLKDMFYLLLECADQMESYLDKFENQIVDMRDIPARYATDVIGVCAFGLQANALAEDDSLFRKMGKRIFELNFKNVGRGILANFTPGLFKIVGYFFRDKEMVDFFVGITKDTMDYRKKNGIVRHDFIDLLMALKNQPNKVGDIELTDKLLAAQLFVFFAAGFETSSTTIGNALYELARNKSIQEKLRQEIRNELIQTNGKLTYDNIKNMKYLDKVIKETLRKYPPLPFLTRCSIDSYKFTDTDVTIPANTDVWIPIYGIQSDPQYFPNPNQFDPERFSEQEIKKRHEMTFLSFGDGPRNCIGARFGTMQSKVGLITVLRNHTVDICDKTDLNYELNRRGFLLVPKNGIFLNIKKSP, encoded by the exons atgaatttgatCGAATATATAGGATGTTTTATAGCATTTTTGATATTCTTATATTGGTATACAACAGcgacatttaaattttggattGAACGTGGTGTAGCTGGTCCAGAACCAACAGCATTTATTGGTAATTTTCGTGATGTactatttagtaaaatatcaCTCGGTGAATGGCTTGCTAAATATTACCATGAATTTCCAAATGAACCGATGGTGGGTGTATTTGTACGGCGAACACCACTTTTGATACTTAGAGATttagatttaataaaagatgTATTTATAcgtgatttttcaaaatttcatgatCGTGgattaaaaacatttgaacATGCGGATCCTTTgtcacaaaatttaataaaattggagCATGCGAGATGGCGCCCACTGAGAAATAAATTGTCACCGGCATTTACATCCGgcaaattaaaagaaatgttttatttacttcgtgattgtggtaattattttcaagattacttagaaaaaaccgttgcTAAGGATGAACCTATTGAAGTACGTGATCTTACAGCGCGGTTTACAACAGACGTTATTGGAACTTGTGTATTTGGTGTACAAATGAATGCTATGAGCGATGATAATAGTGACTTTCGTCGTATGGGAAAATATGTGTTTAAAGTgaactcatttaaattatttcggtTTCGTGTACGTGAATTATTTCCGgctgtttataaaattattggacCTGCTATGAAGGATAAAATGGTTGTTGACTTTTTTATGAACACTATGAAGGATGCTATCGCGCATAGACGTAAATACAATGTTGTAAAACATGATTTCATTGATCAAATAATGGAACTACAAGACAATCcggataaaattgaaattaaattaactgatGAACTATTAACGTCACAgttatttgttttctttttggCGGGATTTGAAACTTCGTCGACGACAATGAGTAATGCGCTTTATGAACTGGCGTTGCATCAAAATGTACAGGATAAgttaagagctgaaattttggATACGTTGAAAGCGTGTAATGGTGAAATTACTTATGACATCATTAAGTCTATGAAATATATGGATATGGTATTTAGAG aatccTTGAGACTCTATCCACCAGCGACGTTATTAGTGAGACGTGCTAACTGTAATTACACCTTCTCTGGTACAAATGTTACGATACCAACAGATATGAAGGTAATGGTACCAGTTCTAGCGATTCATCGCGATCCTCATATTTATCCAAATCCAGAAGTCTTTGATCCCGAGCGATGGACACCAGAGGGCAGAGCTTCAAGACATCCATTGACTTGGCTGCCTTTTGGTACCGGACCAAGAAGTTGTATTG GAGCAAGATTTTCTAATCATCAATCAAAAGTgggtttaattaaaattcttgaaaaataCCGTGTTGATGTATGTGAAAAAACAGACATACCTTATAAAATTCATCCAACTGGATTTTTATTAGCGCCATTAAATGGAATCTATtt tgttgtgttaattaaaaaaataaaaatgttattagaattaacattaataattgtatcaataataatattttattattattatacaaataattgGAACTTTTGGTCATCGCGTAACGTGAATGGACCAAAACCTTCAATACCTTTTGGAACTGTCAGTGACATCATGACCGGAAAACATAATTTTGGAACATACCTCCAACAAATTTATATGGAatacaaaaatgataaattggtGGGAATTTATCAGTTACGTAATCCAGTTGTGGtactaaatgatttaaatttaataaaagatgttttgataaaagattttagtaaatttgttGATCGCGGGCAAACGATAAATGAATCTCATGATCCTTTGTCAgttcatttgtttaatttagaACCAAAGAGATGGCGGTTACTGCGTTCGAAATTGTCCCCGATATTTACATCGGGAAAATTAAAAgacatgttttatttattacttgagTGTGCTGATCAGATGGAAagttatttagataaatttgaaaatcaaattGTTGATATGCGTGACATCCCCGCCCGTTATGCGACAGATGTTATCGGTGTTTGTGCTTTTGGGCTTCAAGCGAATGCACTTGCGGAGGATGACAGTTTGTTTCGTAAAATGGGcaagagaatttttgaattaaattttaaaaatgttggCAGGGGTATTTTGGCTAATTTCACCCCCGGGCTTTTTAAAATAGTGGGTTATTTTTTTCGAGATAAAGAAATGGTTGATTTCTTTGTTGGTATTACCAAGGACACGATGGATTATCGCAAGAAAAATGGTATCGTGAGACATGACtttatcgatttattaatgGCATTGAAGAATCAACCGAATAAAGTTGGTGATATTG aactaacagataaattattagcagcccaattatttgtatttttcgCTGCCGGTTTCGAAACATCATCAACAACGATCGGTAACGCACTTTACGAATTAGCTCGCAATAAATCGATCCAGGAAAAGTTAAGACAAGAAATTCGCAACGAATTAATTCAAACAAATGGAAAATTAACTTATgacaatatcaaaaatatgaagTATCTAGATAAAGTGATAAAAG aAACTTTACGAAAATACCCACCGCTGCCATTTTTGACCCGCTGTTCAATTGATTCCTACAAATTTACAGACACCGACGTGACAATTCCCGCAAATACTGATGTCTGGATTCCAATATACGGAATCCAAAGTGATCCTCAGTACTTTCCAAACCCAAATCAATTTGATCCCGAGCGGTTTAGTGAGCAAGAAATTAAGAAACGACATGAAATGACTTTTCTGTCGTTTGGAGACGGCCCGCGTAATTGCATCGGCGCACGTTTCGGAACTATGCAATCAAAAGTAGGATTGATAACAGTTCTGCGCAATCATACTGTTGATATTTGTGATAAGAcagatttaaattatgagCTGAATCGCCGAGGATTTTTGTTGGTACccaaaaatggaatttttttaaatattaaaaaatctccttaa
- the LOC103580219 gene encoding probable cytochrome P450 6a14 has product MELIIGLVVILILLYYYFTSTYNFWRDRGIVGPKPIVLLGTIKDVIFGKLSIGSYLKKVYDEYSNEPMVGIFTRWEPVLVLNDMELIKDVLIKDFKCFMDRGLKIHEKHEPLTAHLFFIEAKRWRVLRPKMTPVFTSGKLKDMFYLLTECANQLDKYLDQFDDKQVDIREISARFATDVIGVCAFGLQANALAEEDSLFRRMGKRIFENNPKNFVKFRLRNFAPKLYDVVGSWFTDYELNDFFIGITRDTIEYRKKNGIMRHDFIDLLAGLKEDWSKNNTDIELTDSLIAAQLFVFFIAGFETSSSTMSNCIFELAQNHDVQNKLRDEIKEEMENNKGVITYDGIKNMKYLDKVFNETLRKYPPVTSIMRKSTSKYTFPGTKVTIPEGTAVWIPSFAIQRDPKYYPDPDVFDPERFSEEEIKKRPAMAFLSFGDGPRNCIGARFGQMQTKVGIVKILQNHKVDVCEQTDKNYTINSRSFLLAPVNGVVVKIIKQ; this is encoded by the exons aTGGAACTGATTATTGGCCTAGtggttattttaattttactttattattattttacatcgacttataatttttggcgAGATCGTGGTATAGTAGGACCTAAACCGATAGTTTTGTTAGGAACTATAAAAGATGTGATATTTGGTAAATTATCAATTGgtagttatttgaaaaaagtttacgaTGAATATTCAAATGAACCAATGGTGGGAATTTTCACTCGATGGGAGCCAGTTTTGGTGTTAAACGACATGGAATTAATAAAAGATGTCTTAATAAAagatttcaaatgttttatggaCCGCGGGTTGAAGATACACGAAAAACACGAGCCACTGACTGCGCacttgttttttattgaagCCAAGAGATGGCGTGTGCTGAGACCCAAGATGACGCCAGTGTTCACATCTGGAAAGTTGAAGGACATGTTTTATTTACTGACCGAGTGTGCAAACCAGTTGGATAAGTATTTGGACCAGTTTGATGATAAACAAGTTGATATTAGAGAAATAAGTGCCCGATTTGCGACAGATGTCATTGGAGTTTGTGCTTTTGGGCTGCAAGCTAATGCACTCGCGGAGGAAGACAGTTTGTTTCGTAGGATGGGCAAGAGGATTTTTGAGAATAATCCGaagaattttgtaaaatttagaTTGAGAAATTTCGCGCCTAAATTATATGATGTGGTTGGTAGCTGGTTTACAGATTATGAGCTTAACGATTTCTTTATCGGAATCACTCGAGATACTATTGAGTATCGTAAGAAGAATGGAATTATGAGGCATGACTTCATTGATTTGTTGGCGGGGTTAAAAGAAGattggagtaaaaataatacagaTATTG aatTAACCGATTCACTGATTGCTGctcaattatttgttttcttCATTGCGGGCTTCGAAACTTCGTCATCTACAATGAGCAACTGTATTTTTGAACTTGCACAGAATCACGatgtacaaaataaattacgagatgaaataaaagaagaaatggAAAATAACAAAGGCGTGATAACATATGacggaattaaaaatatgaagtaCCTTGATAAAGTATTCAATG AAACTCTGAGAAAATATCCACCAGTGACATCTATAATGAGAAAATCGACCAGTAAGTACACATTTCCTGGTACTAAAGTGACGATACCTGAGGGTACTGCCGTTTGGATTCCAAGCTTTGCGATCCAACGTGACCCGAAGTATTATCCAGACCCTGATGTTTTTGATCCCGAGCGTTTTAGTGaagaggaaattaaaaaacgcCCAGCAATGGCTTTCTTGTCTTTCGGTGACGGCCCACGTAATTGCATcg GAGCAAGATTTGGGCAAATGCAAACGAAAGTTGGCatcgttaaaattttacaaaaccaCAAAGTCGACGTATGCGAAcaaactgataaaaattatactattaATAGCCGTAGTTTTCTTTTAGCGCCAGTTAATGGTGttgttgttaaaataattaagcaataa